A single Filimonas effusa DNA region contains:
- a CDS encoding DUF885 family protein: MTGAISGLQEAPAQHTATSQANTDLFVQTSEVNDLMVHYRADKGSISRFYSSRQTEDGGYRRGDNYNTPERRARLQQLNRNYLTLLDTFNFKQLSINGQVDYLLFKRNLNDALFELQEEQQLYQQISRFFPFSDKIYALEQHRRRGLNIDGEKVARELNEINKTLEKLTAQVKEEQEMDKKLAVFAEATANALHAALKNIYDFYNGYDPMFTWWVPKTYETTESSLNNYAALLKSKGKTITTQKDDGSGIIGVPIGRDELIRQLKLEYIPYSPEELVEIAQKEFAWCDAEMRKAAREMGLGDDWKAALEKLKTLYVAPGKQPEAMYDLYKQSVDFLKKHDLVTIPALAEESWRMIMMTPERQLVNPFFTGGEVLSISYPTNTMDYEQKMMSMRGNNPHFSRATVHHELIAGHHLQEYMSSRYKTYRHFSTPFWIEGNALYWEMLLWDLQFPRSPEDRVGMLFWRSHRCARIIFSLNYHLGKWTPQQCIDFLVDRVGHERANAEGEVRRSFEGSYSPLYQLAYMIGGLQLMALKIELVNSGKMSYKQYHDAIFHENELPIEMLRAILTNQSLTKDFTTQWRFYAH, from the coding sequence ATGACAGGAGCTATTTCAGGATTGCAGGAGGCGCCGGCGCAACATACAGCTACAAGCCAGGCGAATACAGACTTGTTCGTTCAAACCAGCGAAGTGAATGATCTGATGGTTCACTATCGGGCCGATAAAGGCAGTATCTCCCGCTTTTATAGCAGCAGGCAAACAGAAGACGGTGGATACCGGCGCGGCGACAATTATAATACTCCCGAACGGAGAGCACGCCTCCAGCAGCTTAACCGCAATTATCTTACACTGCTCGATACTTTTAATTTTAAACAGCTGAGTATTAACGGCCAGGTCGATTATCTCCTTTTTAAACGCAACCTGAACGATGCACTCTTCGAACTACAGGAAGAACAGCAGTTATACCAGCAGATCAGCAGGTTCTTTCCTTTCTCCGATAAAATATATGCACTGGAACAACACAGGCGCAGAGGACTGAATATCGACGGTGAAAAAGTGGCCAGGGAGTTGAATGAAATCAATAAAACACTTGAAAAACTCACTGCCCAGGTAAAGGAAGAGCAGGAGATGGACAAAAAGCTGGCGGTCTTCGCAGAAGCTACAGCTAACGCCCTGCACGCAGCGCTGAAAAACATATACGACTTCTATAACGGTTACGATCCCATGTTTACCTGGTGGGTGCCTAAAACCTATGAAACCACCGAGAGCTCGCTAAACAATTATGCTGCGTTATTAAAAAGCAAAGGCAAAACCATCACGACTCAGAAGGATGATGGCAGTGGTATAATAGGCGTGCCCATTGGTCGCGATGAACTTATTCGCCAGCTGAAACTCGAATACATCCCCTACAGCCCGGAAGAGCTTGTAGAGATCGCTCAAAAGGAATTTGCATGGTGTGATGCCGAAATGCGCAAAGCCGCCCGTGAAATGGGCCTGGGTGACGACTGGAAGGCAGCCCTCGAAAAGCTGAAAACGCTTTATGTCGCTCCGGGAAAACAACCCGAAGCCATGTACGACCTCTACAAACAATCCGTTGATTTCCTGAAAAAACACGACCTGGTTACAATACCTGCACTGGCTGAAGAAAGCTGGCGTATGATCATGATGACCCCGGAACGTCAGTTGGTTAACCCGTTCTTTACAGGCGGTGAAGTCCTGAGCATATCCTATCCTACAAACACAATGGATTATGAGCAGAAAATGATGAGTATGCGCGGCAACAACCCGCATTTCTCCCGGGCTACGGTCCATCATGAACTTATTGCAGGACATCACCTGCAGGAATACATGTCCAGCCGCTACAAAACCTATCGCCATTTCTCTACACCGTTCTGGATAGAAGGAAATGCATTGTACTGGGAAATGCTGCTTTGGGATCTTCAGTTTCCCCGTTCTCCGGAAGACAGGGTAGGAATGTTGTTCTGGCGCTCACATCGCTGCGCCCGTATTATCTTCTCTCTGAACTATCACCTCGGAAAATGGACTCCACAGCAATGTATCGATTTCCTGGTAGATCGTGTAGGGCATGAACGTGCCAACGCAGAAGGCGAGGTCCGTCGCTCATTTGAGGGTAGTTATAGCCCGCTTTACCAGCTCGCCTATATGATTGGCGGCCTGCAGTTAATGGCGCTGAAGATAGAACTGGTCAACTCCGGTAAAATGTCGTACAAACAGTATCACGACGCAATATTTCATGAAAATGAACTGCCCATAGAAATGTTGCGGGCAATATTAACAAATCAATCCCTGACGAAAGATTTTACTACACAATGGCGTTTCTACGCGCATTAG
- a CDS encoding erythromycin esterase family protein produces MRHIRIMLSVAFALCLSPGFAQTFTQTELDQVLKETKKYPVVGLGEAEHFYKGYYNAKFEILKHLVEHKSIDIIALEASMNVTALLNDYITGAIDLDLQRILPALNEPYSLEKAGLYDCAEMVGIINWLKEYNKNKRKKIKLIGFDCQNYSIPLDSLRHNTPDSLKYKLTDTRYMLDSSLYAILKNSPSVITTPQWLERFKKARQNIVDLKTMIENDKNRQLFTELEQFTFFWTDPGFRRDSLMYENLKKHIDKKSHILIWAASYHLENDPKYKVIKKMGVFIKEDYPSYYYIIGVTGYADKNKPKLIYPLEKVDSGKYNMIIRVNRGERCKILTADNQ; encoded by the coding sequence ATGCGCCATATCAGAATCATGCTGAGCGTTGCTTTTGCCCTGTGCCTCTCACCCGGTTTTGCTCAAACCTTTACACAAACTGAATTAGACCAGGTTTTAAAGGAAACAAAAAAATACCCTGTTGTAGGACTGGGCGAAGCCGAACATTTTTACAAAGGATACTATAACGCGAAATTTGAGATCTTAAAACATCTTGTAGAACACAAATCCATTGACATTATCGCTCTGGAAGCCTCAATGAATGTAACCGCGCTGCTCAACGACTATATAACGGGTGCAATTGACCTCGACTTACAGCGTATTTTACCAGCCTTAAATGAGCCTTATTCACTCGAAAAAGCAGGCCTCTACGATTGTGCCGAAATGGTCGGCATTATTAATTGGCTAAAAGAGTACAACAAAAACAAACGCAAAAAAATAAAGCTGATTGGCTTTGATTGCCAAAATTATTCTATACCGCTCGATAGCCTCAGGCATAACACACCTGATAGCTTGAAATATAAACTCACCGATACCAGGTATATGCTCGATAGCTCATTGTACGCTATACTCAAAAACAGTCCCTCGGTCATAACCACACCTCAATGGTTGGAGCGGTTTAAAAAAGCAAGACAAAATATTGTCGATTTGAAAACGATGATAGAAAATGATAAGAACCGCCAATTGTTTACAGAACTTGAGCAGTTCACGTTTTTCTGGACCGATCCCGGGTTTCGGCGGGATTCCCTCATGTATGAAAACTTAAAGAAGCATATCGATAAGAAATCGCATATTTTGATTTGGGCGGCTAGCTATCATCTTGAAAACGACCCTAAATATAAAGTGATAAAAAAGATGGGCGTTTTTATAAAAGAAGACTATCCATCTTATTACTACATTATTGGTGTTACCGGATACGCCGATAAAAACAAGCCTAAATTGATCTATCCGCTTGAGAAGGTCGATTCAGGCAAATACAACATGATCATCAGAGTTAACAGGGGAGAGAGATGTAAAATACTAACGGCAGACAACCAATAA